The DNA segment AGTTGCTACGGTTTTCAACTATTTCCCTACAAGAGAAGACCTCGTCGACGAGGTATTACACCATGTTGTGCGTCAATTTTCTGCTTTTCTCAATGAGAATATAGATACCTCTTTACATGCTAAAGAGAATCTTAAAAACACAGCAGATAATATGTGTGAACTGGTATTACAAAATGAGCACTGGTTAAAAGTATGGTTTGAATGGAGTGCATCAGCTCGCGATGAAGTGTGGCCGCTTTATGTTTCTCTTAATAAAAACAGTCGACTATTAGTAGAAAACATGTTTTCCCAATCTATTGAACGTGGAGAAATATGTGAAAATCAAAACCCT comes from the Vibrio sp. DW001 genome and includes:
- a CDS encoding TetR/AcrR family transcriptional regulator, which produces MDMIKKHPRTRLSPQKRKLQLMDIALDVFARRGIGRGGHADIAEIAQVSVATVFNYFPTREDLVDEVLHHVVRQFSAFLNENIDTSLHAKENLKNTADNMCELVLQNEHWLKVWFEWSASARDEVWPLYVSLNKNSRLLVENMFSQSIERGEICENQNPENLAKMFHAICYAIYLEANRNNDKQHLDQFTDSFLNMLCIYKED